The following proteins come from a genomic window of Rutidosis leptorrhynchoides isolate AG116_Rl617_1_P2 chromosome 10, CSIRO_AGI_Rlap_v1, whole genome shotgun sequence:
- the LOC139870724 gene encoding uncharacterized protein, translated as MAIVENAKETWMTPYLRYFHDGGLPIDKTEARRIKVTAPMYEVVNGTLYRKSYNGPLLRCLTNDEALKIVKEMHEGVCSQHTGFCTVASRIMRQGYFWPSLYRDVAEIIKTCQNCQRHGTIQRLLNDNGKQYAENPFRSWCEDLGIKQNFTYVVHPQANGQVEVTNKEIVADIKARLRLSQTGWVDELPNVLWAHWTTPKRSTGETPFSLVYGTEAVIPAEICVPTQRIMVFDIKANSEALRENLNLLEERRLMASIRQADHKHKMAKYYNK; from the exons ATGGCAATAGTAGAAAatgctaaggaaacttggatgactccatatTTGAGGTATTTCCATGACGGGGGGCTACCCATTGACAAGACGGAAGCCAGAAGGATAAAAGTAACGGCGCCAATGTATGAAGTAGTTAATGGTACTCTTTATCGAAAGTCTTACAATGGTCCATTGTTAAGGTGTTTAACCAATGATGAAGCATTGAAAATAGTCAaggaaatgcatgaaggagtttgttctcaacacaCCGGCTTCtgtactgtggcatcacggattATGCGACAAGGATATTTTTGGCCTTCCCTCTATCGAGATGTTGCAGAGATAATAAAAACATGTcagaattgtcagaggcatgggACCATTCAGCGTCTTCTAAA TGATAATGGCAAGCAATATGCAGAGAATCCATTTCGAAGTTGGTGTGAAGATCTAGGaataaagcaaaactttacataTGTTGTGCATCCTCAAGCGAATGGGCAAGTAGAGGTTACTAACAAAGAAATTGTTGCTGACATTAAGGCACGTTTGAGATTAAGTCAAACCGGTTGGGTAGACGAATTACCAAATGTATTATGGGCACACTGGACAACTCCAAAGCGGAGCACGGGAGAAACACCCTTCAGTTTAGTATATGGTACAGAAGCAGTGATACCAGCTGAGATATGTGTTCCAACGCAACGCATTATGGTGTTTGATATTAAAGCCAATTCTGAAGCATTGAGGGAAAATCTtaacttgttggaggaaagaagaTTAATGGCCTCCATCCGacaagcagatcacaagcataagATGGCAAAGTATTACAACAAATAA